One Miscanthus floridulus cultivar M001 chromosome 11, ASM1932011v1, whole genome shotgun sequence DNA window includes the following coding sequences:
- the LOC136492465 gene encoding BTB/POZ and MATH domain-containing protein 1-like, translating to MGSCLSAAGDGGQASASSVSGTHQFTIRGYSATKGIGVGKSILSRYFTVDGRTWFVRYYPDGYNFQSSGFIAFYVQTLYKPVCRPVRARFTFELLRPDGSVAYALRSDRPCNFDTHCNSWGIRAFVARNDLEGAYLGVLHQDTIKVRCTVEVVNSQRKRRGGGRQATVASASDYAANAIRFFISGTAPFDVKFSVGGVTFEAHALVVAAQSEWFAAALYGHGGGERWVEAGLPCIPISGTTPEAFQGVLHYVYHDALPEDLIKAKGEADMMPQLFEAADMFLIGRMKAMCASRLRQFINDDTVRSIMELAQAHSCEELQQACQKHLGRPRP from the coding sequence ATGGGTTCTTGTCTCTCGGCCGCCGGAGACGGCGGGCAGGCGTCGGCGTCGAGCGTGTCCGGCACCCACCAGTTCACGATCCGGGGCTACAGCGCGACCAAAGGCATCGGCGTCGGCAAGTCCATCCTCTCCCGGTACTTCACCGTCGACGGCCGCACGTGGTTCGTGCGCTACTACCCCGACGGCTACAACTTCCAGTCGTCAGGGTTCATCGCCTTCTACGTGCAGACGCTCTACAAGCCAGTGTGCCGCCCCGTCCGCGCCCGCTTCACCTTCGAGCTCCTCAGGCCCGACGGCAGCGTCGCCTACGCGCTCCGCTCCGACCGGCCGTGCAACTTCGACACGCACTGCAACAGCTGGGGGATCCGCGCCTTCGTCGCCCGGAACGATCTCGAGGGCGCGTACCTGGGCGTCCTCCACCAGGACACCATCAAGGTGCGCTGCACCGTCGAGGTCGTCAATAGCCAGAGGAAGCGCCGCGGCGGTGGTCGTCAGGCCACCGTGGCGTCGGCGTCGGACTACGCGGCGAACGCCATCAGGTTCTTCATCAGCGGCACGGCGCCATTCGACGTCAAGTTCTCCGTGGGCGGCGTGACCTTCGAGGCGCACGCGCTGGTGGTCGCGGCGCAGTCCGAGTGGTTCGCGGCGGCGCTCTACGGCCACGGGGGCGGCGAGAGGTGGGTGGAGGCGGGGCTGCCGTGCATACCCATCTCCGGGACGACCCCGGAGGCGTTCCAGGGCGTGCTCCACTACGTCTACCACGACGCGCTGCCGGAGGACCTGATCAAGGCCAAGGGCGAGGCCGACATGATGCCGCAGCTGTTCGAGGCCGCCGACATGTTCCTCATCGGGAGGATGAAGGCGATGTGCGCCAGCCGACTGCGCCAGTTCATCAACGACGACACCGTGCGGAGCATCATGGAGCTGGCGCAGGCGCACTCCTGCGAGGAGCTCCAGCAGGCGTGCCAGAAGCACTTGGGCCGCCCTAGGCCGTAG
- the LOC136493963 gene encoding tRNA-specific adenosine deaminase TAD1-like, which translates to MLSSSPAPPQEGSAAPSSWAEAVSSAALRHYRSLPRKGKPQGRESTVLAAFLLSSLQDPHSLTVLSMGTGTKCLGASMLSARGDLVHDAHAEVIARRALLRLVYSEIGRGAPPEWLVASVDGGRWRLRDGHCLHLYITQLPCGVMPVPLSQSELPREQLDSVNGDISFVQRKPGRGDTTLSMSCFDKITRWSLVGIQGALLSHILEPLYLSTITIGQLPDGAPEGFSIENNIKKALDARLSSLSSKLPPPFKTQRPKVFEAPVPPTEFQQISGDVPPLTCGYSICWNKSGLHEVVLGTTGRKQGTSSKAAHLPSTESLLCKRRLLEAFMSLEHPLVGQLKCEELSYRALKDTAHEYRHTLELLRKAPFFGCWRAKPTFVDSFAVSR; encoded by the exons ATGCTGTCCTCCTCCCCGGCGCCGCCACAAGAGGGctccgccgccccctcctccTGGGCGGAAGCCGTGTCCTCGGCGGCGCTCCGGCACTACCGCTCCCTGCCCAGGAAAGGGAAACCGCAGGGGCGCGAGTCCACGGTCCTCGccgccttcctcctctcctccctgcAGGACCCGCACAGCCTCACTGTCCTCTCCATGGGCACCGGCACCAAGTGCCTCGGTGCCTCGATGCTCAGCGCCCGCGGGGACCTCGTCCACGACGCGCACGCCGAGGTCATCGCTCGCCGCGCGCTGCTCCGCCTCGTCTACTCTGAGATCGGCCGCGGCGCCCCGCCTGAGTGGCTGGTTGCTTCCGTGGATGGTGGGAGATGGAGGCTGAGGGATGGACACTGCCTTCATCTCTACATCACCCAACTCCCAT GTGGAGTCATGCCAGTACCGCTGTCACAGTCGGAGTTACCAAGGGAACAGCTGGATAGTGTGAATGGAG ATATTAGCTTTGTTCAGAGGAAGCCAGGGCGGGGTGATACAACATTATCCATGAGCTGCTTTGACAAAATCACCCGCTGGAGTCTTGTAGGAATTCAAG GTGCATTGCTGTCACATATACTGGAACCCTTGTATTTGTCCACCATTACTATTGGACAATTACCTGATGGTGCTCCTGAAGGGTTCTCTATTGAAAATAATATCAAGAAAGCTCTCGATGCTCGCCTGTCCTCTCTATCCAGCAAATTGCCACCTCCTTTTAAAACGCAGAGG CCAAAGGTTTTTGAGGCACCTGTCCCACCAACAGAGTTTCAACAGATTTCTGGAGACGTACCCCCCTTGACATGCGG GTACTCGATCTGTTGGAATAAATCCGGTTTGCATGAAGTTGTCTTAGGAACAACTGGTAGGAAACAAGGAACGTCTTCAAAGGCGGCACATTTGCCCTCCACCGAGTCATTGCTCTGCAA GAGAAGACTGCTAGAAGCATTCATGTCCCTTGAACATCCATTGGTAGGGCAACTCAAGTGTGAGGAGCTATCTTACCGTGCGCTAAAG GATACGGCTCATGAATATCGTCACACGCTTGAGCTCCTCAGGAAGGCCCCATTTTTTGGCTGCTGGCGAGCTAAGCCTACATTTGTTGATTCGTTTGCAGTTTCACGGTGA